The Candidatus Nitrospira nitrificans genome segment GCCGCCGGGGCGAACGAAAGGAGTGGCAGCGCGGCGGGTCGCGTCGCCACAGGTACCGCCGTTGGCGCCGGGGTCGGTGCCGCGAGTGGCGCGGTTGGAGGAGCGATTTCGGGGGCGGTGGGTCGCGGATCAATGATCGGTGCGGCGAGCGGAGCCGTCTGGGGCCTTCTGACAGGATTATTTTCTGCTGCCGTCGGTCCTTCTCAGCCCAACCACGCGTACACCAATTACGTCAATCGATGTTTGCAGGAAAGAGGGTATGAGGTGACAGGGTGGCAGTGAGGGGAGATGGTTGCGTGTGGGAGAGGTTCCTGTGCTCGCGCATCGCGCACACGGGATGCTATTTGAATTGAAACTAGGGGCGGCGCTCGATGCATGCGCGCAGTGGGAACCCTCCCTCACGCAACCTAAAAGCGAAGGATAAAGAATAGATTGATGTGTGGGTGGTGGTCGGTCAATGCGCGCAATAGAAACGACCTCGATGCCCAATCTGAGTGGCGAGTACATGAAGGGATGTGCTCGGACAGTGCGCGCAATGGAGCGTCCACCCGTCCGGTCTGGGGACAGAGAACTGTGCGCAATTGGAAAAATCTCGACATTTACTCCAAAGGGTGAGAAGTGAAGAAAAACAAAGAAATCACTTTTGGAGACGTCTGTGGTCCATCGATCATGGCAGCGGCTGGTTGGAATCATGCTTCTTGTCACTGTCACGGCCTGCGCCGGGCCACAGCCCATCTTACGATCCAATAAACAACTCCACTTGTATGGTAAGCAGATGGCTCAACAGGAGGTTGAATCCTGTCGAAAGAAAGCCGAGGATGCCGGCCTTCGTCATGGAGCCAACCAAAGCGTGAACGCTGCCACCGGAGCGGCGCTTGGTCTCACACTCGGCGGCGCCGTTGGCGCATCAGCCGGAGTGGTCGGAGGACTGCCCGGAATAGCAATCGGGGCTGCTGCAGGCGGTGGACTCGGCTTGGTCGTGGGATTACTCGGAGGCACGTTCAAGCCGTTGGAGCCGGAACCACCCTATGCCGATGCCGTCACAAATTGTCTGAAGGAAAAGGGCTATGAAGTCAGAGGGTGGGAATAGGGGGACAGCATGACTCCAATGGATAAAGCGATACCCCATTATTCCGCGCGCGATGAGACACGATATCTATTTCCACAACTGTTGCCATACGGTTGACAAAGACGTCTGGACGTCTTATTCTCTGGCGCGTGTACAGCCTACCTTGCAACCGAAACGGCGTCCTGGCGAAGTTCGGGACGCCATTTTTTCGGTTCTCGCAACCAGACCAGGCGGCGCTTCTCTGCAAGCAATTGAACAGCACGTTGTCGATCTCATCGGTGATGGAGCGCGGTCAAGCGTCCGATCGTATTTAAGATTGAACACGCCGTCCCTCTTCGTGCGGACCGCGAGAGGGCAGTATGAATTGAAGACGGCCTCACAACCGCTTCCGGGCAAGACCGCTGAAAGTTGCCTTCAGTATTATCGAAGGTTTTCCTTCGGAAATGCCGAAGTTTTTGAAGCTGATTGCCTGAACTGGCTACGCCGACAGCAGGTTAATACCATTCACGGCGTGGTGACTGATCCGCCATATGGATTGTTCGAATATACTGCGGAACAGCAGAGAAAATTGAGGAATGGCAGGGGCGGTGTCTGGCGTATTCCTCCGTCTTTTGACGGAGTTCAACGGTCGCCTCTTCCTAGATTCACGGTCTTTTCGCCACAAGACCTACGCGCACTAGAGCTTTTCTTCTTTGAGTGGGCACAGGTCCTCATCCCGGCTTTGGTTCCAGGCGCTAACGTTGTTGTCGCCACGAATCCCTTGCTCTCATATGTGGTCTCGGGTGCTTTGGCGAAGGCTGGTCTTGAAAGGCGTGGAGAAATTGTGCGTCTTGTGATGACGATGAGGGGAGGAGATAGACCCAAAGCGGCGCATGAAGAGTTTCCCGATGTCAGCGTCATGCCACGTTCCATGTGGGAACCATGGCTGATTTTCCGTAAACCACTAGAGGGAAGAGTTCAGGATAATTTGAGAAAGTGGGGGACCGGTGGCTTTCGAAGGCCATCCCCCCATAAGCCATTCGGGGATGTTATTGCTTCTTCTCCCACGCACAAAACAGAAAGGCAACTTGCGTCTCACCCAAGCTTGAAACCTCAGCAATTCTTACGGACGCTGGTAAGGGGCGTTCTTCCTCTTGGGAGCGGAACCGTGCTTGATCCATTCTGCGGAACCGGGTCCACGCTTGCGGCCGCTGAAGCGGTGGGATATTCGAGTATAGGGATTGAAAAGGACCCCCATTATTTTGAGATTGCGAAAACAGCTCTGCCACGACTGGCTCACTACAAAAATGGCACCTTTATTCAGTGACCATATAGATCCAATTCTTCCGGAGTTTTTCGATTCCTGACTTGCGAAGTGTCGCAGTACGAGTTCCCAGCTCTCCCCTCGAGTTTTTTCGAAAATCTTCCAGCGTGACCTTCCCTAGATAGACTTCACGGAAAGTCATTGGGACGCGATTCCTTGCTGGTTCAGTCCGGCAATCCACCTCGTACACAAACACGCACATCCATTGATTGCGAGCTCCGTGGGTATCCACCGCGCCGCCTGACTTTCTCGTGGTCTTAATTTCTACCCCTTGTTCTCCGGCTTTGACTCGATTGTCCGGATAAACTCCGTTCACAATCAAATCCGGATGGCCATTGTGATAAAGGTTGATCGTAAGACTTCTCGAATGTTTCGACAAGCTTGCGGTCAGCATGTCTGAGAGAAGGCCGGACATGATTGCGGGACGTAACAGGTCATCCAACCGAAGGAGCCCGCGCCGAATGAGCCCCTTATTGATGTCGTAGAGTCGTAAATATCCTGCATTGCCATCTCAAAATCTTTCAATCGCAGTGCATATGGCAGGGTTGCTGACGGGTTGAAACAATCTTGTCTGACGGTAATCCGAGTCACTGGCATGTAAACCCTCGTACGCGCTTTCTGGACCGGCGAGAGTCTAGATAGTGGCTCGATGCAAGTCAATCGCGTTCATGATGCGTCAGACCTATCAAAGAGTCCCAGAGCCGACTATTCGGCACGGTGCCGTTACTTCGCCACTTGACCCTCGCTTTCCCCGGTTCCCCCAAGCCTGGTTCCAACCATGAAACCCTATTAGTTACAGCGCGATGGGAAATCGAAGTTCAATAATTCCTGCTGGAACGCAAGTTGCCAAGCCTAAGATTCATGATTATGACTTTCAGTCAAGCAAGGGTTTTGACGCGTTTTACAGCGAAGAGGCCGTGACGCATTATCATCATGCAGAAATAATCAGCGGCTGCTCGACTATTCATCAGAAAGAGGAGGGTTCACCATGTTCGTTGTTCTCGGTGCTACAGGGAATACAGGATCGGCCGTCGTAGAGACTCTGCTAAACAACAAACAGCCTGTCAGGGTGATCGTTCGTTCAATCGAGAAGGGAGCCCGCTGGAAAACGAAAGGGGCGGAAGTGGCGGTGGCGTCCCTCGACGACGTATCGGCGTTAACCAAGGCATTTGAAGGGGCAAACGGAGTGTATCTGTTGGTGCCGCCGAATTACGGGGCCGAAGCTTGGTTGGCGGATCAACGACAGAGAATGGATCGCGCTGCGGAAACCGTTCAGAAGAGTGGAGTCGAACATGTTGTGTTCCTGTCGTCGGTCGGGGGGCATTTGCATGGTGGGACAGGCCCGATTCGGGCGGCGAGCTATGGCGAACAAACCCTTGGCTGTATTGCCAAGCGTCTCACCATCCTTCGCCCCTGCTATTTCATGGACAACTGGGCACCTGTGATCGGCGCGGCAAAGACCCAAGGAATCCTTCCGACGTTCATTGCGCCTCAAGCCAAGATTCCGATGATTTCCACCAAGGACATCGGTCGGATCGGCGCGGAGCGGCTGATGAGTGGTGGAAGGGGGAAGCAGATCGTGGAAATGGCGGGCCCGGAAGAGTATAGCCCGGATCAAGCAGCATCGGCACTCAGTCAGATTCTTGGGAAAACGGTGACCGCCCAACATGCGCCACTCAGTGCCGTGGTTCCGACATTCAAATCATTTGGGTTTTCCGATGAAGCGGCGAACCTGTTCGAAGAAATGTACAGCGCCTTCTCGAAAGGGACGATCGGGTACGAGCATCCTGATAAG includes the following:
- a CDS encoding glycine zipper family protein produces the protein MRRTAIVGVFVVMLLAGCSGARPVLYPNAHMQSVGKEVAEQDIEDCKQSAEAAGANERSGSAAGRVATGTAVGAGVGAASGAVGGAISGAVGRGSMIGAASGAVWGLLTGLFSAAVGPSQPNHAYTNYVNRCLQERGYEVTGWQ
- a CDS encoding DNA-methyltransferase, with the protein product MRHDIYFHNCCHTVDKDVWTSYSLARVQPTLQPKRRPGEVRDAIFSVLATRPGGASLQAIEQHVVDLIGDGARSSVRSYLRLNTPSLFVRTARGQYELKTASQPLPGKTAESCLQYYRRFSFGNAEVFEADCLNWLRRQQVNTIHGVVTDPPYGLFEYTAEQQRKLRNGRGGVWRIPPSFDGVQRSPLPRFTVFSPQDLRALELFFFEWAQVLIPALVPGANVVVATNPLLSYVVSGALAKAGLERRGEIVRLVMTMRGGDRPKAAHEEFPDVSVMPRSMWEPWLIFRKPLEGRVQDNLRKWGTGGFRRPSPHKPFGDVIASSPTHKTERQLASHPSLKPQQFLRTLVRGVLPLGSGTVLDPFCGTGSTLAAAEAVGYSSIGIEKDPHYFEIAKTALPRLAHYKNGTFIQ
- a CDS encoding NmrA family NAD(P)-binding protein; its protein translation is MFVVLGATGNTGSAVVETLLNNKQPVRVIVRSIEKGARWKTKGAEVAVASLDDVSALTKAFEGANGVYLLVPPNYGAEAWLADQRQRMDRAAETVQKSGVEHVVFLSSVGGHLHGGTGPIRAASYGEQTLGCIAKRLTILRPCYFMDNWAPVIGAAKTQGILPTFIAPQAKIPMISTKDIGRIGAERLMSGGRGKQIVEMAGPEEYSPDQAASALSQILGKTVTAQHAPLSAVVPTFKSFGFSDEAANLFEEMYSAFSKGTIGYEHPDKLARGTVTLSEALRSMV